A region of Bombilactobacillus folatiphilus DNA encodes the following proteins:
- a CDS encoding DUF3042 family protein, with the protein MHKKSLFSGVIIGTLATVGAIAGSALTYHKKVIQPLDQEDERIEQNRRRANRKAHFSHIN; encoded by the coding sequence ATGCATAAAAAAAGTTTATTTTCAGGTGTTATCATTGGTACTTTAGCTACTGTAGGGGCAATTGCTGGTTCCGCTTTAACTTACCATAAAAAAGTAATTCAACCACTGGATCAAGAAGACGAACGCATTGAACAAAATCGTCGTCGCGCCAATCGTAAAGCCCATTTTTCACATATTAATTAA
- the miaA gene encoding tRNA (adenosine(37)-N6)-dimethylallyltransferase MiaA encodes MTAKAIVIAGPTAVGKSDLGLQLAHQFDGEIISGDSMQIYRHLDIGTAKIMPAEQQGIPHHLLDICEVDQRYTVYEFQQEAQKLIGEINRRQRVPIVVGGTGFYLNALINNLQLGGVASRDPEFGVRQHFEQLLQTRGAQYLWQLLNQVDPLAAQQINSANTRRVIRALEVVQLTGQKFSQQSQTQPAIDFLVLTLNTKRSVLYQRINQRVDVMLQQGLQKEAEDLYQQRDQVPQAAQGIGYKEWFAYFEQQQSYADTIALIKRNSRRFAKRQLTYFKNQLTSQWYDLIAEPQQQLLIQQVIHHFLEEDYELV; translated from the coding sequence ATGACAGCTAAGGCAATTGTCATTGCAGGACCTACTGCAGTTGGTAAGTCAGACTTAGGTTTACAATTGGCACACCAATTTGATGGCGAAATCATTTCGGGAGATTCTATGCAAATTTATCGCCATTTGGATATTGGTACAGCCAAAATAATGCCTGCAGAGCAACAAGGAATACCGCATCATTTGTTAGATATTTGTGAAGTTGACCAACGTTATACGGTTTATGAATTCCAGCAGGAAGCACAAAAGTTGATTGGAGAAATTAATCGAAGACAACGTGTACCGATTGTTGTGGGAGGAACAGGCTTTTATCTAAATGCACTGATTAATAATTTGCAATTAGGTGGTGTTGCAAGTCGTGACCCAGAATTTGGCGTTCGGCAACATTTTGAGCAGTTGCTGCAAACTAGGGGTGCTCAATATTTGTGGCAATTGTTAAACCAAGTTGACCCGTTAGCAGCTCAACAAATTAATTCAGCCAATACGCGTCGGGTGATTCGGGCGTTGGAAGTGGTGCAGTTGACTGGTCAAAAATTCAGTCAGCAAAGTCAAACCCAACCAGCAATTGATTTTTTAGTGTTAACTTTGAATACCAAGCGGTCAGTCTTGTATCAGCGAATCAATCAGCGTGTAGACGTCATGTTACAACAAGGTTTACAAAAAGAAGCCGAAGACCTTTATCAACAGCGTGATCAAGTCCCTCAAGCTGCGCAAGGGATTGGCTATAAAGAGTGGTTTGCTTATTTTGAGCAGCAACAGTCATATGCAGATACAATTGCGTTAATTAAGCGTAACTCGCGACGTTTTGCTAAGCGTCAGTTAACTTATTTTAAAAATCAATTGACGAGTCAGTGGTATGATTTAATCGCAGAACCACAACAGCAATTATTAATTCAGCAAGTAATACATCATTTTTTGGAGGAAGATTATGAATTGGTTTGA
- a CDS encoding type II toxin-antitoxin system HicB family antitoxin, producing MKNLIYPVIISEFDDDGHYYVVTSPNIPGMVTQGDTFSEAAYWAEDAIATMLDDSTNYPEPQDPSQWHLNANDKVVYISVDMNKWLKQNSKTIRRSITVPEYLNNLAKKNNINVSRLATEALKAELNVN from the coding sequence ATGAAAAACTTAATCTATCCAGTCATTATTTCTGAGTTTGATGATGACGGTCATTATTATGTAGTAACTTCTCCTAATATCCCAGGTATGGTCACTCAGGGCGATACTTTCTCTGAAGCGGCTTACTGGGCTGAGGATGCTATCGCCACAATGTTGGATGATAGTACTAACTATCCAGAGCCACAAGATCCTAGTCAATGGCATTTAAACGCTAATGATAAGGTAGTCTATATTAGTGTTGACATGAACAAATGGTTGAAACAGAACTCCAAAACAATTAGACGCTCTATTACAGTACCTGAATATCTCAATAACTTAGCCAAGAAAAATAATATCAATGTATCACGCTTGGCAACTGAAGCTTTAAAAGCAGAGCTAAATGTAAATTAG
- a CDS encoding cupin domain-containing protein — protein MVKNESVKDGVIFDSGDKNTAFAQYFIGQSYLNNLVADPQVNVGVGNVTFEPGCRNNWHIHHDGFQILLVTGGEGWYQEEGKPAQKLHPGDVIVTHDGVKHWHGATADSWFEHLAITAGTPEWLEPVSDEQYDALED, from the coding sequence ATGGTGAAGAATGAATCGGTCAAAGATGGTGTAATTTTTGACAGTGGTGACAAGAATACAGCTTTTGCACAATATTTTATTGGTCAAAGCTATTTGAACAATTTAGTGGCGGATCCTCAAGTTAATGTTGGTGTGGGTAATGTGACTTTTGAGCCCGGTTGTCGCAATAATTGGCATATTCATCATGATGGTTTTCAGATTTTGCTAGTAACTGGTGGTGAAGGTTGGTATCAAGAAGAAGGCAAGCCAGCTCAGAAATTACATCCTGGTGATGTTATTGTGACTCATGATGGCGTCAAGCATTGGCACGGTGCCACAGCAGATAGTTGGTTTGAACATTTGGCAATTACTGCGGGTACTCCAGAATGGTTGGAACCCGTCTCGGATGAGCAATATGACGCATTAGAAGATTGA
- a CDS encoding ROK family glucokinase — protein sequence MTNKKVIGIDLGGTTIKFAILTAAGEIQQRWSIPTDILNDGQNIIPSTIATINEHLQMYQLTPADFLGIGIGTPGSVDYEQGTVDSAFNLNWDHPVALKAQLEAGTNIPVTLENDANVAALGEKWQGAGNNAANVAFVTLGTGVGGGIIINNQIVHGVGGSAGEIGHITVDAQGFACTCGKKGCLETVASATGIVRVANALSQEYAGPAQLKALIDDGQQVSSKDVFDLAQQADPLAQMVVKQICDQLGLALANVAMTLNPKYIIIGGGVSNAGEYLLNQVQTAYLKYVFPAVKKTTTLRLATLGNEAGVIGAASLVIQP from the coding sequence ATGACAAATAAAAAAGTAATTGGAATTGATTTGGGCGGTACGACAATTAAATTTGCAATTTTAACTGCGGCTGGTGAAATTCAACAGCGATGGAGTATTCCGACCGATATTTTGAATGATGGGCAAAATATTATTCCCAGTACGATTGCAACAATTAATGAGCATTTACAGATGTATCAGTTAACGCCAGCTGATTTTTTGGGTATTGGAATTGGTACTCCCGGTAGTGTGGATTACGAACAGGGGACGGTTGATAGTGCTTTTAATTTGAATTGGGATCATCCAGTTGCCTTAAAAGCGCAGTTAGAAGCAGGAACCAATATTCCTGTCACACTTGAAAATGATGCTAATGTGGCAGCTTTAGGTGAAAAATGGCAAGGTGCGGGCAATAATGCAGCTAATGTGGCTTTTGTAACCTTAGGGACTGGTGTTGGCGGTGGGATTATTATCAATAATCAAATTGTCCATGGTGTTGGCGGTTCCGCTGGCGAAATTGGGCATATTACAGTTGATGCTCAAGGCTTTGCCTGTACATGCGGTAAAAAGGGTTGTTTAGAAACAGTGGCTTCTGCAACGGGCATTGTGCGTGTGGCTAATGCTTTATCGCAAGAATACGCAGGCCCAGCGCAGTTAAAAGCTTTGATTGATGATGGACAGCAAGTTTCATCTAAGGATGTGTTTGATTTGGCTCAGCAAGCTGATCCTTTGGCGCAAATGGTGGTCAAACAAATTTGTGATCAATTAGGCTTGGCATTAGCTAATGTTGCAATGACATTAAATCCAAAGTATATTATTATTGGTGGTGGTGTTTCTAACGCTGGTGAATATTTGCTAAATCAAGTGCAAACAGCATATTTAAAATATGTATTTCCAGCAGTCAAAAAAACCACAACTTTACGTTTGGCAACCTTAGGCAATGAAGCAGGTGTAATTGGTGCAGCATCATTGGTTATTCAGCCATAA
- a CDS encoding MerR family transcriptional regulator, giving the protein MKEKVMRRSLAVLTVGTVTKLTGLTPRKLRYYEYFELIHPKRSTGNQRQYSLNDVDRLLEIKDYLASGMTMHEVVRVLNKKTSTVSLTTSDTETMSDSTARKIFHDEMLQIGRWNNQDSNNSF; this is encoded by the coding sequence ATGAAAGAAAAAGTTATGCGGCGTAGTCTGGCTGTGTTAACGGTCGGGACTGTTACGAAACTAACAGGTTTAACTCCTCGCAAGTTACGATATTATGAGTATTTTGAGCTAATTCATCCGAAACGTAGCACTGGTAATCAGCGGCAGTATTCATTAAATGACGTTGATCGCTTGTTGGAGATTAAGGATTACTTGGCTTCAGGAATGACCATGCATGAAGTTGTGAGGGTATTAAATAAAAAAACGTCTACTGTGTCTTTAACTACATCCGATACTGAGACAATGAGTGATTCAACTGCCCGTAAGATCTTTCATGATGAGATGTTACAAATTGGTCGGTGGAATAACCAAGACTCGAATAATTCATTTTAA
- a CDS encoding zinc-binding dehydrogenase codes for MKSAVFVKPGQMMVKEVAQPKIQEVDDVVIKVIRACVCGSDLWKYRGLDAKETNSDNTGHEALGVVTATGQNISTVQPGDFVIVPFTDGCGHCAACLAGFDGSCSVNKGRLHTGTQAEYVLMKHCEWSLIKIPGKPADYSDGMLNSLLTLADVMATGYHAARVAEVQRGDSVVVVGDGAVGLCGVLAAKIRGAKQIIALSRHEDRQKLALEFGATDIVAERGEEAVQKVMSLTHNAGMDAVLECVGTDLAVQTALQVGRPGAIVGRVGLPHEPQTDLSQYFYKNIRIAGGPASVTTYDKQFLLQAVLDGNIRPGKVFTKQFNLDQIDQAYQAMDQRQAIKSLVVID; via the coding sequence GTGAAGAGTGCAGTTTTTGTAAAACCTGGTCAAATGATGGTAAAAGAAGTAGCACAACCAAAAATTCAAGAAGTAGACGATGTTGTTATTAAGGTAATTCGGGCTTGCGTCTGTGGTTCGGATTTATGGAAATATCGCGGCTTGGATGCAAAAGAAACTAATTCTGATAATACTGGTCACGAAGCACTGGGTGTTGTGACAGCGACTGGTCAAAACATTTCCACAGTTCAGCCAGGTGATTTTGTGATTGTGCCGTTTACGGATGGTTGCGGACATTGTGCAGCTTGCTTAGCAGGATTTGATGGAAGTTGTTCGGTTAATAAGGGTCGTTTGCATACAGGAACACAGGCTGAATATGTTTTGATGAAACATTGCGAGTGGAGTTTAATTAAAATTCCGGGTAAGCCTGCAGATTACAGCGATGGAATGCTCAATTCACTATTGACCTTAGCTGATGTGATGGCTACCGGCTATCATGCTGCGCGAGTGGCCGAGGTTCAACGCGGTGATAGTGTGGTGGTTGTCGGTGACGGTGCTGTGGGTTTGTGTGGTGTGTTAGCCGCTAAAATTCGTGGTGCTAAACAAATTATTGCATTGAGTCGCCATGAAGATCGGCAAAAATTGGCCTTAGAATTTGGAGCGACGGATATTGTGGCTGAACGAGGTGAAGAAGCTGTTCAAAAAGTTATGTCTTTGACACATAATGCTGGTATGGATGCGGTTTTAGAATGTGTCGGGACAGATTTGGCCGTTCAAACGGCCTTGCAAGTTGGGCGTCCGGGGGCAATTGTTGGCCGCGTAGGTTTGCCGCACGAACCACAAACTGATTTGAGTCAATATTTTTATAAGAATATTCGTATTGCTGGTGGTCCGGCTTCGGTGACAACTTATGATAAGCAATTTTTGCTGCAGGCTGTGTTGGATGGTAATATTCGTCCGGGAAAAGTTTTTACAAAGCAGTTTAACTTAGACCAAATTGATCAGGCCTATCAAGCAATGGATCAGCGTCAAGCCATCAAGTCGTTGGTTGTTATTGATTAG
- the glnA gene encoding type I glutamate--ammonia ligase codes for MATKNYTAQDIRQMAKEEHVEFLRLMFTDINGIIKNVEMPIDQLDKVLANEATLDGSSIDGFVRIEESDMLLYPDLSTWLVFPWGSEHGKVARLICDIHKADGSEFAGDPRNNLRRIVEEMHQAGFTKFNIGPEPEFFLFKMDEKGEPTLKLNDNGGYFDFEPIDLGENCRRDIVLELEKMGFEVEASHHEVAPGQHEIDFKYADALEAADNIQTFKLVVRTVARKHGLHATFMPKPLEGINGSGMHINMSLFNQQGNAFYDETTQNQLSKTAMYFLNGLLEHARGLTAINNPTVNSYKRLVPGFEAPVYVAWSGKNRSPLIRVPLSRGTGTRLEMRSVDPTANPYLAIAAILHCGLAGIKERNTPVEPVNRNIYQMSEAERHENKIYDLPSTLHNAIKELKKDSTVTQAMGEHLYKSFVDSREFEWDAYRQTVSSWEREQYLKRF; via the coding sequence ATGGCTACAAAAAACTATACAGCACAAGATATTCGGCAAATGGCAAAAGAGGAACATGTTGAATTTTTACGGTTAATGTTTACTGATATTAACGGTATTATCAAAAATGTGGAGATGCCGATTGATCAATTAGACAAAGTGTTGGCTAATGAGGCTACACTGGACGGTTCTTCAATTGATGGTTTTGTACGAATTGAAGAAAGTGACATGTTGTTGTACCCCGATTTAAGTACGTGGTTAGTATTTCCATGGGGTTCTGAACATGGTAAAGTTGCGCGATTGATTTGTGATATCCATAAGGCTGACGGTTCAGAATTTGCGGGTGATCCGCGAAATAATTTACGACGGATTGTTGAAGAAATGCATCAGGCTGGTTTTACCAAATTTAATATTGGACCGGAACCGGAATTCTTTTTATTCAAAATGGATGAAAAAGGTGAGCCGACACTTAAATTAAACGATAATGGTGGTTATTTTGATTTTGAACCGATTGATTTGGGAGAAAATTGTCGCCGTGATATTGTCTTAGAATTAGAAAAAATGGGCTTTGAAGTAGAAGCTAGTCACCATGAAGTGGCTCCGGGACAGCATGAAATTGATTTTAAATATGCGGACGCACTAGAGGCTGCTGATAATATTCAAACTTTCAAATTGGTGGTACGGACGGTGGCACGGAAACATGGCTTGCATGCAACCTTTATGCCGAAGCCACTGGAAGGAATTAATGGTTCAGGCATGCATATTAATATGTCCTTGTTTAATCAACAAGGGAATGCTTTTTATGATGAAACGACACAAAATCAACTTTCCAAAACGGCGATGTATTTCTTAAATGGGTTATTGGAACATGCACGTGGGCTAACCGCCATTAATAATCCGACGGTCAATTCTTATAAGCGCTTGGTTCCAGGATTTGAAGCGCCAGTCTATGTAGCTTGGTCAGGAAAAAATCGTTCACCATTAATTCGGGTGCCTTTATCACGCGGAACGGGTACCAGATTAGAGATGCGTAGCGTGGATCCAACAGCTAATCCTTATTTAGCAATTGCGGCTATTTTACACTGTGGTTTGGCGGGCATTAAAGAGCGGAATACGCCTGTAGAACCAGTTAATCGCAATATTTACCAGATGAGCGAAGCTGAACGTCATGAAAATAAAATTTATGATTTGCCATCAACTTTGCATAACGCAATTAAGGAATTGAAAAAAGATTCAACTGTGACACAAGCGATGGGCGAACATTTGTATAAAAGTTTTGTTGATTCGCGAGAATTTGAATGGGATGCTTATCGGCAAACTGTTTCAAGTTGGGAAAGAGAGCAATATTTGAAACGCTTTTAA
- a CDS encoding methionine gamma-lyase family protein has product MNWFDELPTKIQTAVKIAEQKIQPYLAVIDRQTENNQAKVLKAFHDQQVAETHLFGSTGYGNNDEGREVLDAVYAQVFGAPAALVRPQFVSGTHTLAVGLYGCLKPGQKLLYLTGKPYDTMQEVIGLTGDGTGSLKEYGVTFDYVSLTDQGQIDYEQVAQKLATFAPDVVAIQRSRGYDPRPSLRISEIQKLITFVKQRCQALVFVDNCYGEFSEEIEPTQVGADLIAGSLFKNAGAGLATTGGYLAGREDLIERSAIFLTAPGIGRHEGATGTNLRWMIEGFFLAPQATGNAIKGAIFAAALLEELGFEVTPRFDEPRTDLIQTVILGSAEKMIQFAKAIQKYSPIDSFVEPVASAMDGYEDQIVMAAGTFVQGSTIELSADGPLRPPYAIYLQGGLTYAHAKIAVAHACADLLKI; this is encoded by the coding sequence ATGAATTGGTTTGATGAATTACCTACAAAAATTCAAACTGCTGTGAAAATAGCAGAGCAAAAAATTCAACCTTATCTAGCAGTTATAGACCGGCAAACGGAAAATAATCAAGCTAAAGTGCTCAAGGCTTTTCACGATCAACAAGTAGCTGAAACGCACCTATTTGGTTCGACGGGTTACGGTAACAACGATGAGGGGCGAGAGGTTTTAGACGCAGTGTATGCACAAGTTTTTGGGGCACCGGCAGCATTAGTCCGACCACAATTTGTTTCGGGAACGCATACACTAGCGGTGGGTTTATACGGCTGCTTAAAACCTGGACAAAAGTTGTTATATTTAACAGGCAAACCATATGACACAATGCAGGAAGTGATCGGTTTGACCGGTGATGGAACTGGTAGCTTAAAGGAATATGGTGTTACTTTTGATTATGTAAGTTTGACCGATCAAGGACAAATTGATTATGAACAGGTTGCTCAAAAGTTGGCTACTTTTGCTCCAGATGTTGTCGCGATTCAGCGTTCACGAGGTTATGATCCACGTCCTAGTTTACGAATAAGTGAAATTCAGAAGTTAATTACTTTTGTCAAGCAACGTTGTCAAGCTTTGGTGTTTGTGGATAACTGTTATGGTGAATTTTCAGAAGAAATTGAACCAACGCAAGTTGGTGCTGACTTAATAGCAGGCTCGCTTTTTAAAAATGCGGGGGCTGGTCTGGCGACAACAGGTGGTTATCTAGCAGGTCGTGAGGATTTAATTGAGCGAAGTGCGATTTTCTTGACGGCACCAGGGATTGGTCGACATGAAGGTGCGACTGGAACTAATTTGCGGTGGATGATTGAAGGTTTCTTTTTGGCACCCCAAGCGACAGGAAATGCGATTAAAGGGGCAATTTTTGCGGCTGCATTGTTGGAAGAATTAGGCTTTGAAGTTACGCCCCGTTTTGATGAACCCAGAACTGATTTAATTCAGACTGTGATTTTAGGTAGTGCTGAAAAAATGATTCAGTTTGCTAAGGCAATTCAAAAATATTCACCAATCGATTCGTTTGTAGAACCAGTAGCGAGTGCAATGGATGGTTATGAAGATCAAATTGTGATGGCGGCAGGAACTTTTGTTCAAGGTTCGACAATCGAATTATCAGCAGATGGTCCGCTGCGTCCACCATATGCAATTTATTTGCAAGGTGGTTTGACTTACGCGCATGCCAAAATTGCCGTTGCACATGCTTGTGCTGATTTATTGAAAATTTAA
- a CDS encoding rhodanese-like domain-containing protein: MSFLNALFIVIIIIALYYGISWFYYWLRARQLGGALDEKEFETTMRKAQLIDLREKKYFDAGHILGARNLPYTQLKMLISELRPDLPVYLYEQGSTLAVRAALKLRKQGFREIKWLKHGFNEWNGKTKKTTKL; encoded by the coding sequence TTGTCATTTTTAAATGCGTTATTTATTGTTATTATCATTATTGCGTTATATTATGGGATTTCTTGGTTTTATTATTGGTTGCGGGCTAGGCAATTAGGTGGTGCTTTGGATGAAAAAGAATTTGAAACAACTATGCGTAAGGCACAGTTGATTGATTTACGTGAAAAAAAATATTTTGATGCAGGACATATTTTGGGTGCTCGGAATTTACCTTATACACAATTAAAAATGTTGATTTCTGAATTAAGACCTGATTTACCAGTTTATCTATATGAACAGGGAAGTACTTTGGCGGTACGCGCAGCACTTAAATTAAGGAAACAAGGCTTTCGAGAAATTAAGTGGTTGAAGCATGGTTTTAACGAATGGAATGGCAAAACTAAAAAAACGACTAAATTATAA
- a CDS encoding carboxymuconolactone decarboxylase family protein, with product MLEKQTAGRDNLGEFAPKFAQLNDDVLFGEVWSRETELAPRDRSLITIVALITGGNFEQLTYHMRLGKKNGLAKVEISEVITQLAFYVGWPKAWSAFDVAKEVYGEDEK from the coding sequence ATGCTTGAAAAGCAAACTGCAGGACGTGATAATTTAGGTGAATTTGCGCCTAAATTCGCACAATTAAATGATGACGTTTTGTTTGGTGAAGTTTGGTCGCGAGAAACAGAATTAGCACCACGTGATCGTAGTTTGATTACAATTGTGGCCTTGATTACGGGCGGTAATTTTGAACAATTAACTTATCACATGCGTTTAGGGAAAAAGAATGGCTTAGCAAAGGTCGAAATTAGTGAAGTGATTACGCAATTGGCGTTTTATGTAGGTTGGCCCAAAGCTTGGTCAGCGTTTGACGTCGCTAAAGAAGTATATGGAGAGGATGAAAAATAA
- a CDS encoding MarR family winged helix-turn-helix transcriptional regulator, translating into MNDNFANNLYQQMVQLNDFFNQPQNDLLLLKHVKIELDQRLFPLFSTIARKQPISVGQLAQLMGIPHSTISRRLDRLEQQNLISAVQNNDLRSRTVQLSDKGVTLDKQLSASRVQLLNQALRSLTIEQQNQILQAIKCLNQLLSQ; encoded by the coding sequence ATGAATGATAATTTTGCTAACAACTTATACCAACAGATGGTTCAATTGAATGACTTTTTTAATCAGCCACAAAACGATCTGCTTTTGCTAAAGCATGTGAAAATTGAATTAGATCAACGCTTATTTCCTCTATTTTCAACCATTGCTCGCAAGCAACCCATTAGTGTCGGTCAACTGGCCCAATTAATGGGAATTCCTCATTCAACTATCAGTCGTCGGTTAGATCGGTTAGAACAACAAAACTTAATTTCAGCTGTTCAAAATAACGATCTAAGAAGTCGAACTGTTCAATTAAGTGATAAGGGTGTCACTTTAGATAAACAGCTTAGCGCTTCTCGTGTTCAACTCTTAAACCAAGCATTACGATCTTTGACGATTGAGCAACAAAATCAAATTTTACAAGCAATTAAATGCCTCAATCAATTACTTTCCCAATAA
- a CDS encoding quinone oxidoreductase family protein: MQAAIITAPNTLPVIDEFPNPKVQNTQEQIVTVKASALSNFSKMKSLGKHYTKQDYFPRVAGIDGVGTLADGQLVYFFKTIAPYGSLAAQTLVKQSDLIELPANLAPILAATLANPAMSSYAALTYRAHLQQNEVVLINGATGLAGQLAVKIAYALGARKVVVTGRSPIKLAQIKADAFVASENYDLKTSTGRSGYVQALGSLTSDVSVVLDYLWGPTTTMILQALQQFTRVQQQIRYVEIGSIVQSELVLPAQLLRSQNLSLLGSGIGSVTASDMKKAIAQSFELAVKYNWQLPLQKYSLQQVPKAWQAAGVPRAVITFD; encoded by the coding sequence ATGCAAGCAGCGATTATTACAGCACCTAACACACTTCCCGTAATAGACGAATTTCCAAATCCTAAAGTTCAAAATACGCAAGAGCAAATTGTGACGGTTAAAGCGAGTGCTTTGAGCAATTTTAGTAAGATGAAATCATTAGGTAAACATTATACAAAGCAAGATTATTTTCCACGTGTAGCAGGTATTGACGGCGTGGGAACTTTAGCTGACGGGCAGCTAGTTTATTTTTTCAAAACGATTGCGCCGTATGGATCTTTGGCTGCGCAGACTTTGGTCAAACAATCAGATTTGATTGAATTACCGGCAAATTTGGCACCAATTCTAGCAGCCACCTTAGCTAATCCGGCGATGAGTTCTTACGCTGCCTTAACTTATCGAGCTCATTTACAGCAAAATGAAGTCGTGCTAATCAATGGGGCTACTGGTTTGGCGGGACAATTAGCCGTTAAAATAGCTTATGCGTTGGGTGCTCGCAAAGTTGTTGTCACGGGGCGTAGTCCAATTAAGTTGGCACAAATTAAGGCAGATGCATTTGTCGCCAGTGAGAATTACGATTTGAAAACATCTACTGGTCGCAGCGGGTATGTTCAAGCTTTGGGTTCGCTGACCAGCGATGTGAGTGTTGTGCTGGATTATTTATGGGGACCAACCACGACAATGATTTTGCAAGCATTGCAACAGTTTACAAGAGTACAACAACAAATTCGATATGTAGAAATTGGTTCAATTGTGCAATCTGAATTAGTTTTACCAGCACAATTATTACGGTCACAAAACCTTAGTTTGTTGGGATCTGGTATAGGTTCAGTGACAGCCAGCGATATGAAAAAAGCAATCGCTCAATCATTTGAATTGGCTGTGAAATATAATTGGCAATTACCGCTACAAAAATATTCTTTGCAACAAGTGCCTAAAGCTTGGCAAGCAGCAGGAGTCCCCCGTGCAGTCATCACTTTTGATTAA